Proteins from a genomic interval of Zonotrichia albicollis isolate bZonAlb1 chromosome 27, bZonAlb1.hap1, whole genome shotgun sequence:
- the SLC37A4 gene encoding glucose-6-phosphate exchanger SLC37A4 isoform X1 yields the protein MAAGGYGRYRAAIFAAMFVGYTLYYFNRKTFSFVMPAVMAEVPLGKDDLGLITSSQSAAYAISKFISGVLSDQMSARWLFSSGLLMVGLVNVVFSWSSTVMAFAGLWFLNGLAQGLGWPPCGKILRKWFEPSQFGTWWAILSTSMNLAGGLGPILAALVSMNYDWRKTLSFSGFTCMVVSFVCLVLIKNEPADVGLPNIEQGAKKGKKGSSSDNSTLTELLLSPYLWVLSTGYLVVFGVKTCCTDWGQLFLIQERGQSMLVGSSYMSALEIGGLVGSIAAGYLSDRAVAKVGLSSYGNPRHGLLLSMMAGMCVSMFLFRITVTGDSPKENHFWTVAFQPLADLTGLKEHELWILTLGAVFGFSSYGPIALFGVIANESAPANLCGTSHAIVALMANVGGFLAGLPFSTIAKHYSWATAFWVAEVTCMASTVAFFLLRNIRTKMGRISRKAD from the exons ATGGCGGCCGGCGGGTACGGGCGCTACCGGGCTGCGATCTTCGCGGCCATGTTTGTGGGCTACACGCTCTATTACTTCAACCGCAAAACCTTCTCGTTCGTCATGCCCGCCGTCATGGCCGAGGTGCCGCTGGGGAAGGACGACCTGG GTCTCATCACCAGCAGCCAGTCGGCAGCCTACGCCATCAGCAAGTTCATCAGCGGCGTCCTCTCGGACCAGATGAGCGCCCGCTGGCTCTTCTCCTCCGGCCTCCTCATGGTGGGCTTGGTCAACGTGGTCTTCTCCTGGAGCTCCACCGTCATGGCCTTCGCCGGGCTCTGGTTCCTCAAcggcctggcccaggggctgggctggccgcCCTGCGGCAAGATCCTGCGCAAG TGGTTTGAGCCTTCCCAGTTTGGGACTTGGTGGGCAATCCTGTCTACAAGCATGAACTTGGCTGGAGGCTTAGGCCCCATTCTCGCTGCTCTTGTGTCTATGAACTACGATTGGCGCAAGACTTTGTCCTTCTCTGGCTTCACCTGCATGGTTGTCTCTTTTGTTTGCCTTGTCCTGATTAAAAACGAGCCGGCAGATGTTGGGCTGCCCAACATTGAGCAAGGAGCcaagaaggggaagaaag GTTCCTCCAGCGACAACAGCACCttgacagagctgctgctctccccataCCTCTGGGTGCTCTCAACAGGCTACCTGGTCGTTTTTGGAGTGAAAACGTGCTGTACTGATTGGGGACAGCTCTTCCTGATCCAGGAGAGGGGACAGTCCATGCTTGTAG GCAGTTCCTACATGAGTGCCTTGGAGATTGGGGGCCTGGTGGGAAGCATTGCTGCTGGATACCTTTCCGATAGAGCAGTAGCAAAA GTGGGGCTGTCCAGCTACGGGAACCCCCGGCATGGGCTCCTGCTGTCCATGATGGCTGGGATGTGCGTGTCCATGTTCCTCTTCCGCATCACGGTCACGGGCGACTCTCCCAAG gaaaaCCACTTCTGGACTGTAGCCTTTCAACCTCTAGCTGATCTTACAGGCCTAAAAGAACATGAG CTGTGGATTCTGACTCTGGGAGCTGTGTTTGGGTTCTCCTCGTACGGGCCGATTGCCCTGTTTGGGGTCATAGCAAATGAAAGTGCCCCTGCCAACCTGTGTGGCACTTCCCATGCCATCGTGGCCCTCATGGCCAATG TTGGGGGTTTCCTGGCTGGACTGCCTTTCAGTACAATTGCCAAGCACTACAGCTGGGCCACAGCGTTCTGGGTAGCTGAGGTCACCTGCATGGCTAGCACAGTGGCTTTCTTCCTCCTGCGAAACATCCGCACCAAGATGGGCCGGATTTCCAGGAAGGCTGactga
- the HYOU1 gene encoding hypoxia up-regulated protein 1, with protein MARFPGRALPWLLLFSFLPAAEPVAVMSVDVGSESMKIAIVKPGVPMEIVLNKESRRKTPVAVSLKENERLFGDGALGMSIRTPKVAFRYFQDLLGKRIDNPHVALYQSRFPEHELVKDETRQTVIFKLSPTIWYSPEEMLGMVLNYSRGLAEEFAEQPIKDAVITVPAYFNQAERRAVLHAARMADLKVLQLINDNTAVALNYGVFRRKDINATAQNIMFYDMGAGSTVCTIVTYQTVKTKDSGTQPQLQIQGIGFDRTLGGLEMELRLRDYLAKLFNEQHPSKDVRKNPRAMAKLLKEANRLKTVLSANADHMAQIEGLLDDIDFKAKVSRQEFEDLCSDLFRRVPGPVQQALSSAEMNMDGIDQVILVGGATRVPKVQEVLLKAVGKEELGKNINADEAAAMGAVYQAAALSKAFKVKPFIVRDAAVFPIQVEFTREVEEDDKSRSLKHNKRILFQRMAPYPQRKVITFNRYTDDFEFYVNYGDLTFLSQDDLRVFGSLNLTTVRLKGVGDSFKKHSDYESKGIKAHFNMDESGVLSLDRVESVFETLVEDKLEEESTLTKLGNTISSLFGGGGPTPETGENLTDSVQEEEESLAEAGKEEQGEKQDQKSHTADADEEHGQEKQQTSDQEETASPKVESERKEEGEKLEPQDPKESRETAKEEDPSKSSSDSTAAKSEEEKIKAPKKQKLVHEITMELDVNDVPDLEEDELKSSMKKLQELTIRDLEKQEREKSANSLESFIFETQDKLYQEEYQFVSTEEQREEISKKLSEASSWMEEEGYAAATKELKDKLSELKKLCRNLFFRVEERRKWPERLAALESLLNHSTIFLRGARMIPESDQIFTEVELSTLEKAINETTIWKNETLAEQNKLTPTEKPVLLSKDIEFKIAALDREVQYLLNKAKFAKPKPKREKNATKTDPGKNTTAAPETENTIPPTEGKQEDKPEDIDPAKEPPTAEKAAIDDKPGSDSGSKKEKAEAGRESRKNDEL; from the exons ATGGCGCGGTTTCCCGGCCGGGCGCTGCCCTGGCTGCTTCTCTTCAGCTTCCTGCCCGCTGCAG AGCCGGTGGCGGTGATGTCGGTGGACGTGGGCAGCGAGTCGATGAAGATCGCCATCGTGAAGCCTGGAGTGCCCATGGAGATCGTCCTGAACAA GGAGTCACGAAGGAAAACACCTGTGGCTGTTTCCTTGAAGGAAAACGAGCGTCTCTTTGGTGATGGTGCGCTGGGGATG TCCATAAGGACGCCCAAGGTGGCGTTCCGATACTTCCAGGATCTGCTGGGTAAGCGGATCGATAATCCCCACGTGGCGCTGTACCAGTCCCGCTTCCCGGAGCACGAGCTGGTGAAGGATGAGACCAGGCAGACTGTTATCTTCAAGTTGTCCCC AACGATATGGTATTCTCCCGAGGAGATGCTGGGGATGGTCCTGAACTATTCACGTGGTCTGGCTGAGGAATTTGCAG AGCAGCCCATCAAAGATGCAGTGATCACAGTTCCTGCCTACTTCAACCAAGCCGAGAGGAGAGCGGTTCTGCACGCCGCCCGCATGGCTGACCTCAAGGTGCTGCAGCTGATCAACGACAACACGGCTGTAGCGCTGAACTATGGGGTTTTTAGGAGGAAAGACATCAATGCCACGGCACAG AATATCATGTTTTATGACATGGGAGCAGGAAGCACTGTTTGTACTATTGTTACTTATCAGACAGTGAAAACTAAGGACTCGGGAACCCAACCTCAATTGCAGATCCAAGGCATTGG GTTTGACCGTACACTTGGAGGTTTAGAGATGGAGCTTCGTCTCCGGGACTACTTGGCAAAGCTCTTTAATGAGCAGCACCCTTCCAAAGATGTCCGGAAAAATCCTCGGGCCATGGCCAAGCTGCTGAAGGAGGCCAACCGATTGAAAACTGTGCTGAGTGCCAATGCCGACCACATGGCACAG ATCGAGGGACTACTGGATGACATAGACTTCAAAGCCAAAGTCTCAAGACAAGAATTTGAGGATTTGTGTTCTGACTTGTTCAGGCGTGTCCCAGGACCCGTGCAGCAGGCTCTGAGTAGCGCAGAGATGAACATG GATGGAATTGACCAGGTGATTCTAGTTGGAGGTGCCACACGGGTCCCCAAAGTGCAGGAGGTTTTGCTGAAAGCTGTGGGCAA AGAAGAGCTGGGCAAGAATATCAATGCTGATGAGGCTGCTGCTATGGGTGCAGTCTACCAGGCAGCTGCTCTAAGCAAAGCCTTTAAGGTGAAGCCCTTCATTGTTCGGGATGCTGCTGTATTTCCTATCCAG GTGGAGTTTACTCGTGAAGTTGAGGAGGATGATAAATCCAGGAGTTTAAAGCATAACAAGAGGATTTTGTTCCAGCGCATGGCGCCCTATCCCCAGCGCAAAGTGATCACTTTTAACCGCTACACAGATGACTTTGAGTTCTATGTCAACTACGGAGATCTGACATTCCTGAGCCAGGATGACCTGCG AGTTTTTGGTTCTCTCAATCTCACTACTGTGAGGCTAAAGGGAGTTGGGGACAGTTTCAAGAAGCACTCAGACTATGAATCCAAAGGCATCAAAGCACACTTCAACATGGATGAGAGCGGTGTACTGAGTCTTGACCGG GTGGAATCAGTGTTTGAGACCCTGGTGGAAGACAAGCTGGAGGAGGAGTCAACACTGACAA AACTTGGAAACACTATCTCAAGCCTGTTTGGGGGTGGTGGCCCTACACCAGAGACTGGAGAGAACCTGACAGACTCAGTTCAG GAAGAGGAAGAGAGCCTAGCAGAAGCAGGTAAAGAAGAGCAGGGGGAGAAACAAGACCAGAAAAGCCATACTGCAGATGCTGATGAAGAGCATGGACAAGAGAAACAGCAGACTTCAGATCAAGAAGAAACTGCCTCTCCAAAAGTAGAGtcagagagaaaggaagaaggCGAGAAATTAGAGCCTCAG GATCccaaagaaagcagagaaactGCAAAAGAGGAAGACCCGTCCAAAAGTTCCAGTGACAGCACAGCTGCCAAATCAGAGGAGGAGAAAATCAAAGCACCCAAGAAGCAGAAGCTTGTCCATGAGATCACAATGGAGCTGGATGTAAATGATGTGCCTGACCTGGAGGAAGATGAACTGAAGAGCTCGATGAAAAA ACTCCAAGAGTTGACGATCAGAGATCTAGAGaaacaggaaagagaaaaatcagcCAACAGCTTGGAGTCATTCATCTTTGAGACCCAG GACAAGCTTTACCAAGAGGAGTATCAGTTTGTTTCGACAGAGGAGCAGAGAGAAGAAATTTCCAAAAAGCTTAGTGAGGCTTCCagttggatggaggaggagggctATGCAGCTGCAACAAAG GAGCTGAAAGACAAGCTTTCAGAGCTGAAAAAGCTTTGTAGGAACCTTTTCTTCCGTGTTGAGGAACGGAGAAAGTGGCCAGAACGCCTGGCTGCTCTGGAAAGTCTGCTCAATCACTCCACCATCTTTCTCAG GGGAGCCCGAATGATTCCAGAGTCTGACCAGATATTCACAGAAGTGGAACTGAGTACACTGGAAAAAGCCATCAATGAAACTACG ATCTGGAAAAATGAGACACTGGCTGAACAGAACAAGCTTACTCCTACTGAGAAACCTGTGCTGCTCTCTAAAGATATAGAGTTCAAGATAGCAGCCCTCGACAGGGAAGTGCAGTATCTCCTGAATAAAGCCAAGTTtgcaaaacccaaacccaaaaggGAGAAGAATGCCACAAAAACTGATCCAGGCAAGAATACTACAGCAGCCCCTGAGACTGAGAATACTATCCCTCCCACGGAGGGGAAACAAGAAG ACAAACCAGAGGATATTGATCCAGCCAAGGAGCCTCCTACAGCTGAGAAAGCAGCAATAGATGATAAGCCTGGATCAGACTCGG GGTCCAAAAAAGAGAAGGCAGAAGCTGGAagagaaagcaggaaaaacGATGAATTGTAA
- the SLC37A4 gene encoding glucose-6-phosphate exchanger SLC37A4 isoform X2, whose translation MAAGGYGRYRAAIFAAMFVGYTLYYFNRKTFSFVMPAVMAEVPLGKDDLGLITSSQSAAYAISKFISGVLSDQMSARWLFSSGLLMVGLVNVVFSWSSTVMAFAGLWFLNGLAQGLGWPPCGKILRKWFEPSQFGTWWAILSTSMNLAGGLGPILAALVSMNYDWRKTLSFSGFTCMVVSFVCLVLIKNEPADVGLPNIEQGAKKGKKGSSSDNSTLTELLLSPYLWVLSTGYLVVFGVKTCCTDWGQLFLIQERGQSMLVGSSYMSALEIGGLVGSIAAGYLSDRAVAKVGLSSYGNPRHGLLLSMMAGMCVSMFLFRITVTGDSPKLWILTLGAVFGFSSYGPIALFGVIANESAPANLCGTSHAIVALMANVGGFLAGLPFSTIAKHYSWATAFWVAEVTCMASTVAFFLLRNIRTKMGRISRKAD comes from the exons ATGGCGGCCGGCGGGTACGGGCGCTACCGGGCTGCGATCTTCGCGGCCATGTTTGTGGGCTACACGCTCTATTACTTCAACCGCAAAACCTTCTCGTTCGTCATGCCCGCCGTCATGGCCGAGGTGCCGCTGGGGAAGGACGACCTGG GTCTCATCACCAGCAGCCAGTCGGCAGCCTACGCCATCAGCAAGTTCATCAGCGGCGTCCTCTCGGACCAGATGAGCGCCCGCTGGCTCTTCTCCTCCGGCCTCCTCATGGTGGGCTTGGTCAACGTGGTCTTCTCCTGGAGCTCCACCGTCATGGCCTTCGCCGGGCTCTGGTTCCTCAAcggcctggcccaggggctgggctggccgcCCTGCGGCAAGATCCTGCGCAAG TGGTTTGAGCCTTCCCAGTTTGGGACTTGGTGGGCAATCCTGTCTACAAGCATGAACTTGGCTGGAGGCTTAGGCCCCATTCTCGCTGCTCTTGTGTCTATGAACTACGATTGGCGCAAGACTTTGTCCTTCTCTGGCTTCACCTGCATGGTTGTCTCTTTTGTTTGCCTTGTCCTGATTAAAAACGAGCCGGCAGATGTTGGGCTGCCCAACATTGAGCAAGGAGCcaagaaggggaagaaag GTTCCTCCAGCGACAACAGCACCttgacagagctgctgctctccccataCCTCTGGGTGCTCTCAACAGGCTACCTGGTCGTTTTTGGAGTGAAAACGTGCTGTACTGATTGGGGACAGCTCTTCCTGATCCAGGAGAGGGGACAGTCCATGCTTGTAG GCAGTTCCTACATGAGTGCCTTGGAGATTGGGGGCCTGGTGGGAAGCATTGCTGCTGGATACCTTTCCGATAGAGCAGTAGCAAAA GTGGGGCTGTCCAGCTACGGGAACCCCCGGCATGGGCTCCTGCTGTCCATGATGGCTGGGATGTGCGTGTCCATGTTCCTCTTCCGCATCACGGTCACGGGCGACTCTCCCAAG CTGTGGATTCTGACTCTGGGAGCTGTGTTTGGGTTCTCCTCGTACGGGCCGATTGCCCTGTTTGGGGTCATAGCAAATGAAAGTGCCCCTGCCAACCTGTGTGGCACTTCCCATGCCATCGTGGCCCTCATGGCCAATG TTGGGGGTTTCCTGGCTGGACTGCCTTTCAGTACAATTGCCAAGCACTACAGCTGGGCCACAGCGTTCTGGGTAGCTGAGGTCACCTGCATGGCTAGCACAGTGGCTTTCTTCCTCCTGCGAAACATCCGCACCAAGATGGGCCGGATTTCCAGGAAGGCTGactga